The proteins below are encoded in one region of Elusimicrobiaceae bacterium:
- the nadE gene encoding NAD(+) synthase, whose product MNFDSTQVKADLIHWLQHVFATNGPTCKAVIGISGGKDSTIAAALCVEALGKDRVFGVLMPNGTQHDIACSYEVVKHLGIAHCEINLKTAYDYIVDEIEKNTEVSLQTKINLAPRLRMSTLYAVSQSLNGRVINTSNLSEIWVGYSTRYGDSVGDFSPFAQLTVSELKQLGHTLDLPPYLVNKTPEDGLSGKSDEEKMGFSYAVLDAYIRTGKCDDLQAKARIDALHAQNEFKRLPMPSFPYPGTL is encoded by the coding sequence ATGAATTTTGATTCTACTCAAGTAAAGGCTGATTTAATTCACTGGTTGCAACATGTTTTTGCGACCAATGGCCCCACTTGTAAAGCGGTCATTGGTATTTCGGGCGGTAAAGACAGTACCATAGCAGCCGCTTTATGTGTAGAGGCATTGGGAAAAGACCGTGTGTTTGGGGTGCTAATGCCCAATGGAACTCAACATGATATTGCATGCTCGTATGAGGTAGTTAAACATTTGGGCATTGCTCATTGTGAAATTAATCTCAAAACCGCGTATGATTATATCGTTGATGAAATAGAAAAAAATACCGAGGTTTCTCTTCAAACCAAAATTAACTTGGCGCCCCGCCTACGTATGAGCACATTGTATGCCGTTTCCCAATCCCTTAACGGACGCGTGATCAACACATCTAATTTGTCGGAAATTTGGGTGGGATATTCTACGCGTTACGGAGATAGTGTGGGGGATTTCTCCCCGTTTGCTCAATTAACAGTTAGCGAACTTAAACAGTTGGGACATACGCTGGATTTGCCTCCCTACTTAGTGAATAAAACGCCCGAGGACGGTTTAAGCGGTAAAAGTGATGAAGAAAAAATGGGATTTTCCTATGCGGTGTTAGATGCTTATATTCGCACGGGAAAATGTGATGATTTACAGGCCAAGGCCCGCATTGATGCATTACATGCTCAAAATGAATTTAAGCGCTTGCCAATGCCTAGTTTCCCTTATCCAGGAACTCTATGA